The following coding sequences lie in one Streptomyces albofaciens JCM 4342 genomic window:
- a CDS encoding DUF948 domain-containing protein, with product MTGGEVAGILVAVFWAILVSFLALVLVRLAQTLKATTRMVAEVSEQAVPLLADASATVRSAHTQLARVDAIASDVQEVTANASALSSTVSSAFGGPLVKVAAFGYGVRRAIGRKGAPPEPKRTVVGRTLPAARRGGRRNRRSKD from the coding sequence GTGACCGGTGGAGAGGTGGCCGGGATCCTCGTGGCCGTCTTCTGGGCGATCCTCGTGTCCTTCCTCGCCCTGGTGCTGGTGAGGCTCGCACAGACGCTCAAGGCGACGACCAGGATGGTCGCCGAGGTGTCCGAGCAGGCCGTGCCGCTGCTGGCCGACGCGTCCGCGACCGTCCGCTCCGCGCACACCCAGCTCGCCCGGGTCGACGCCATCGCCTCCGACGTCCAGGAGGTCACCGCCAACGCCTCCGCGCTCTCCTCGACCGTCTCCTCCGCGTTCGGCGGACCGCTGGTCAAGGTCGCGGCGTTCGGTTACGGCGTGCGCCGCGCGATCGGCAGGAAGGGCGCGCCGCCCGAGCCGAAGCGCACCGTCGTCGGCCGTACCCTGCCCGCCGCCCGCCGCGGCGGGCGCCGCAACCGTCGCTCCAAGGACTGA
- a CDS encoding DUF6167 family protein: MFRRAFWFTTGAAAGVWATTKVNRKLRKLQPDSLAAQAAGKAVETGHRLRQFAVDVRTGMADREGQLYEALGLTDRGDARELPPARSRPALRTPQYPITQHRTITPGPTGPTGKEDH, from the coding sequence ATGTTCCGCCGCGCATTCTGGTTCACCACCGGCGCCGCCGCCGGGGTGTGGGCCACCACCAAGGTCAACCGCAAGCTGCGCAAGCTCCAGCCCGACAGCCTCGCGGCGCAGGCCGCCGGCAAGGCCGTCGAGACCGGACACCGGCTGCGCCAATTTGCAGTGGACGTACGCACGGGAATGGCGGACCGTGAGGGACAGCTGTACGAAGCGCTGGGCCTGACGGACCGGGGCGACGCACGCGAGCTGCCCCCCGCGCGCTCCCGTCCCGCGCTCCGAACGCCGCAGTACCCGATCACGCAGCACCGAACGATTACCCCCGGACCGACCGGACCGACCGGAAAAGAGGACCACTGA
- the alaS gene encoding alanine--tRNA ligase: protein MESAEIRRRWLRFFEERGHTVVPSASLIADDPTLLLVPAGMVPFKPYFLGEVKPPWPRATSVQKCVRTPDIEEVGKTTRHGTFFQMCGNFSFGDYFKEGAIKHAWELLTGSQDDGGFGLDPEKLWITVYLDDDEAERIWHEVVGVPKERIQRLGKKENYWSMGVPGPCGPCSEINYDRGPEFGVEGGPAVNDERYVEIWNLVFMQYERGEGTGKEDFEILGDLPSKNIDTGLGLERLAMILQGVHNMYETDTLRVVIDKAGDLTGVRYGAAADTDVSLRVVADHMRTSTMLIGDGVTPGNEGRGYVLRRIMRRAIRNMRLLGATGPVVADLLDVVIKTMGQQYPELIEDRKRIETVALAEEAAFLKTLKAGTNILDTAVTETKAAGGTVLPGDKAFLLHDTWGFPIDLTLEMAAEQGLSVDENGFRRLMKEQRERAKADAQAKKHGHADLSAYREVADRSGATVFTGYTHTEGESSVVGLLANGVSAPAAQEGDEVEVVLDRTPFYAEGGGQLADTGRIKLESGAVVEVRDVQQPVPGVTVHKGVVQVGEVVVGSPAYATIDVKRRRAIARAHSATHLTHQALRDALGPTAAQAGSENSPGRFRFDFGSPTAVPGTVLTDVEQRINEVLSRELDVQAEVMSMEDAKKQGAIAEFGEKYGDRVRVVTIGDFSKELCGGTHVANTAQLGLVKLLGESSIGSGVRRVEALVGVDAYNFLAREHTVVSQLTELVKGRPEELPEKISGVLAKLKEAEKEIERYRAEKVLQAAAGLAQEAKDVRGVALAAARVADGTSADDLRKLVLDVRGRIPGDRPAVVALFTVANGRPLTVIATNEAARERGIKAGDLVRTAAKTLGGGGGGKPDVAQGGGQNAAAVPEAIEAVERLVAEAA from the coding sequence ATGGAGTCGGCTGAAATCCGCCGCCGCTGGCTGCGCTTCTTCGAGGAGCGCGGGCACACCGTCGTGCCGTCGGCGTCGCTCATCGCGGACGACCCGACGCTGCTGCTGGTCCCCGCGGGCATGGTGCCCTTCAAGCCCTACTTCCTGGGCGAGGTCAAGCCGCCGTGGCCGCGCGCCACCAGCGTCCAGAAGTGCGTGCGCACACCGGACATCGAAGAGGTCGGCAAGACCACCCGGCACGGCACGTTCTTCCAGATGTGCGGCAACTTCTCCTTCGGCGACTACTTCAAGGAAGGCGCCATCAAGCACGCCTGGGAGCTGCTGACCGGCTCCCAGGACGACGGCGGCTTCGGCCTGGACCCGGAGAAGCTCTGGATCACCGTCTACCTGGACGACGACGAGGCCGAGCGCATCTGGCACGAGGTCGTCGGGGTGCCCAAGGAGCGCATCCAACGCCTGGGCAAGAAGGAGAACTACTGGTCCATGGGCGTCCCGGGCCCGTGCGGCCCGTGCTCCGAGATCAACTACGACCGCGGCCCGGAGTTCGGCGTCGAGGGCGGCCCGGCCGTCAACGACGAGCGGTACGTGGAGATCTGGAACCTGGTCTTCATGCAGTACGAGCGCGGCGAGGGCACCGGCAAGGAGGACTTCGAGATCCTCGGTGACCTGCCGAGCAAGAACATCGACACCGGCCTCGGCCTGGAACGCCTGGCGATGATCCTCCAGGGCGTCCACAACATGTACGAGACCGACACGCTGCGCGTCGTCATCGACAAGGCCGGCGACCTGACCGGCGTACGCTACGGCGCCGCCGCCGACACCGACGTGTCGCTGCGCGTGGTCGCCGACCACATGCGGACGTCCACGATGCTCATCGGCGACGGCGTCACCCCCGGCAACGAGGGCCGCGGCTACGTGCTGCGCCGCATCATGCGCCGCGCCATCCGCAACATGCGCCTGCTCGGCGCCACCGGCCCGGTCGTCGCCGACCTGCTGGACGTGGTCATCAAGACGATGGGCCAGCAGTACCCGGAGCTGATCGAGGACCGCAAGCGCATCGAGACGGTCGCACTCGCCGAGGAGGCCGCCTTCCTCAAGACGCTCAAGGCCGGCACCAACATCCTCGACACCGCCGTCACCGAGACCAAGGCCGCCGGCGGCACGGTGCTCCCCGGCGACAAGGCGTTCCTGCTCCACGACACCTGGGGCTTCCCCATCGACCTCACCCTCGAAATGGCCGCCGAACAGGGCCTTTCGGTGGACGAGAACGGCTTCCGCCGGCTGATGAAGGAGCAGCGGGAGCGCGCCAAGGCCGACGCCCAGGCCAAGAAGCACGGCCACGCCGACCTGTCCGCCTACCGTGAGGTGGCCGACCGCTCCGGCGCCACCGTCTTCACCGGCTACACCCACACCGAGGGCGAGTCGTCCGTCGTCGGCCTGCTGGCCAACGGTGTGTCGGCGCCCGCCGCCCAGGAGGGCGACGAGGTCGAGGTCGTCCTGGACCGCACCCCCTTCTACGCCGAGGGCGGCGGCCAGCTCGCCGACACCGGCCGGATCAAGCTGGAGTCCGGCGCCGTCGTCGAGGTGCGCGACGTGCAGCAGCCGGTGCCCGGCGTCACGGTGCACAAGGGCGTCGTGCAGGTCGGCGAGGTCGTGGTCGGCTCGCCCGCGTACGCCACCATCGACGTCAAGCGCCGCCGGGCCATCGCCCGTGCCCACAGCGCCACCCACCTCACCCACCAGGCGCTGCGCGACGCGCTCGGCCCCACGGCCGCCCAGGCCGGTTCGGAGAACTCCCCGGGCCGCTTCCGCTTCGACTTCGGCTCGCCGACCGCCGTGCCCGGTACGGTCCTGACCGACGTCGAGCAGCGCATCAACGAGGTGCTCTCCCGCGAACTGGACGTCCAGGCCGAGGTCATGAGCATGGAGGACGCCAAGAAGCAGGGCGCCATCGCCGAGTTCGGCGAGAAGTACGGCGACCGGGTGCGCGTGGTGACCATCGGTGACTTCTCCAAGGAGCTGTGCGGCGGCACCCACGTGGCCAACACCGCCCAGCTCGGCCTGGTCAAGCTGCTCGGCGAGTCCTCCATCGGCTCCGGTGTGCGCCGTGTGGAGGCCCTGGTCGGCGTGGACGCCTACAACTTCCTCGCCCGCGAGCACACCGTCGTCTCGCAGCTGACCGAGCTGGTCAAGGGCCGCCCCGAGGAGCTGCCCGAGAAGATCTCCGGCGTGCTGGCCAAGCTCAAGGAGGCCGAGAAGGAGATCGAGCGCTACCGCGCCGAGAAGGTCCTCCAGGCCGCCGCCGGGCTGGCCCAGGAGGCCAAGGACGTACGGGGCGTCGCGCTGGCCGCCGCCCGGGTCGCCGACGGCACCTCCGCCGACGACCTGCGCAAGCTGGTGCTGGACGTGCGCGGCCGCATCCCGGGCGACCGCCCGGCCGTGGTGGCGCTGTTCACCGTGGCCAACGGCCGCCCGCTGACCGTCATCGCCACCAACGAGGCCGCCCGCGAGCGCGGCATCAAGGCCGGTGACCTGGTCCGTACAGCCGCCAAGACGCTGGGCGGCGGCGGTGGCGGCAAGCCGGACGTGGCCCAGGGCGGCGGCCAGAACGCCGCCGCGGTGCCCGAGGCCATCGAGGCCGTCGAGCGTCTCGTGGCCGAGGCGGCCTGA
- the ruvX gene encoding Holliday junction resolvase RuvX: MRRGRRLAIDVGDARIGVASCDPDGVLATPVETVPGRDVPAAHRRLKALVEEYEPLEVVVGLPRSLNGGEGPAAAKVRAFAQEMARGIAPVAVRLVDERMTTVTATQGLRASGVRSKKGRSVVDQAAAVVILQSALETERVSGHPPGESVEVVI, translated from the coding sequence ATGCGGCGCGGCAGGCGCCTCGCCATCGACGTGGGGGACGCCCGGATCGGGGTCGCCTCGTGCGACCCCGACGGGGTCCTCGCGACCCCCGTGGAGACGGTGCCCGGCCGGGACGTCCCGGCCGCGCACCGGCGCCTCAAGGCGCTCGTCGAGGAGTACGAGCCCCTTGAGGTCGTCGTCGGCCTGCCCCGCTCCCTGAACGGGGGAGAGGGGCCGGCCGCGGCCAAGGTGCGGGCCTTCGCGCAGGAGATGGCGCGCGGGATCGCTCCGGTGGCGGTACGCCTGGTCGATGAGCGCATGACAACCGTCACAGCCACACAGGGCCTGCGGGCCTCCGGGGTGCGCAGCAAAAAGGGCCGTTCCGTGGTGGATCAGGCGGCTGCGGTGGTCATTCTCCAGAGTGCACTGGAGACCGAACGGGTGTCTGGTCACCCACCCGGCGAGAGCGTCGAAGTGGTCATCTGA
- the mltG gene encoding endolytic transglycosylase MltG, whose protein sequence is MTEYGRGYGSEPWHPDDPLYGDQGRYGGRPQQPQQGSYGGQYGGPHQQQAAYGGQPQGGQQQHYGQQPHGQHHQGQHPHGQQPQWDELSGPYQAQQQYNGGWDASQGGAPYDPYGQQPPVDPYSGQTPDYYGTQDAYPPPQPQHLRQQQGGQPGSQGPGSQGPGPQGQGEHRDQIGQTAQFEAVRPEQLRQPPHPSPPGDDFRAAPEPEQDEQVREPAHSFFKDDPDGDDGYDDPREERRAGRERRGKDPKGGKKGKRRSRTSCLVVAGVFLVGGGAVAYFGYDFWMSHFGPAPDFEGEGSGEVQVQIPPDTSIMKMGLILKSAGVVKSADAFTEAASENGQGKRLQAGAYSLRKQMSAASAVKLMLDPKSRNGLTVREGLRNAAVYDLIDKKLRLKSGTTKEVAASEAKNLGLPSWANSNPKIKDPLEGFLYPSTYSVSGKAKPAEVLKEMVARANREYAKYDLEENARKFGLKSPLDLITVASLTQAEGITHDDFRKMAAVVYNRLAPTNTVTNQKLEFDSTYNYLKNQSKIDIGTREIRNYDDPYNTYFYKGLPPGPIGNPGEDALKASIDPDQSAKWLFFISIDGKKTDFTTNLKDHEKLVQEFNKRKRQS, encoded by the coding sequence ATGACTGAGTATGGCCGGGGCTACGGCTCCGAACCGTGGCATCCCGACGACCCTCTCTACGGAGACCAGGGTCGTTACGGAGGCCGGCCGCAACAGCCTCAGCAAGGTTCCTACGGGGGGCAGTACGGCGGCCCGCACCAGCAGCAGGCCGCCTACGGAGGCCAGCCGCAAGGCGGCCAGCAGCAGCACTACGGTCAGCAGCCGCATGGCCAGCACCACCAGGGGCAGCACCCCCACGGCCAGCAGCCCCAGTGGGATGAGCTGTCCGGCCCGTACCAGGCCCAGCAGCAGTACAACGGCGGCTGGGACGCGTCCCAGGGCGGCGCCCCGTACGACCCGTACGGCCAGCAGCCGCCGGTCGACCCGTACAGCGGCCAGACCCCCGACTACTACGGAACCCAGGACGCGTACCCGCCGCCGCAGCCCCAGCACCTGCGTCAGCAGCAGGGCGGGCAGCCCGGCTCCCAGGGCCCCGGCTCCCAGGGCCCCGGGCCGCAGGGCCAGGGCGAGCACCGCGACCAGATCGGCCAGACCGCGCAGTTCGAAGCGGTGCGCCCGGAGCAGCTGCGCCAGCCGCCGCACCCCTCCCCGCCCGGTGACGACTTCCGGGCCGCTCCCGAACCCGAACAGGACGAGCAGGTCCGGGAGCCGGCGCACTCCTTCTTCAAGGACGACCCGGACGGCGACGACGGCTACGACGACCCGCGCGAGGAACGCCGGGCCGGCCGGGAGCGCCGCGGCAAGGACCCCAAGGGCGGCAAGAAGGGCAAGCGGCGCAGCCGTACGTCCTGCCTGGTCGTCGCCGGTGTCTTCCTCGTCGGCGGCGGCGCGGTCGCCTACTTCGGCTACGACTTCTGGATGAGCCACTTCGGCCCGGCCCCCGACTTCGAGGGCGAGGGCAGCGGGGAGGTGCAGGTCCAGATCCCGCCGGACACCTCCATCATGAAGATGGGGCTGATCCTCAAGAGCGCGGGCGTGGTCAAGAGCGCCGACGCGTTCACCGAGGCGGCGAGCGAGAACGGCCAGGGCAAGCGGCTCCAGGCCGGCGCCTACTCGCTGCGCAAGCAGATGTCGGCGGCGTCCGCGGTCAAGCTCATGCTGGACCCCAAGAGCCGCAACGGCCTCACCGTCCGCGAGGGCCTGCGCAACGCCGCCGTCTACGACCTGATCGACAAGAAGCTGCGCCTGAAGTCCGGTACGACCAAGGAGGTCGCCGCCTCCGAGGCCAAGAACCTGGGGCTGCCCTCCTGGGCGAACAGCAACCCGAAGATCAAGGACCCGCTGGAGGGCTTCCTCTACCCCTCCACGTACAGCGTCAGCGGCAAGGCCAAGCCGGCCGAGGTCCTCAAGGAGATGGTGGCGCGGGCCAACCGGGAGTACGCCAAGTACGACCTGGAGGAGAACGCGAGGAAGTTCGGCCTCAAGTCGCCGCTGGACCTGATCACGGTCGCCAGCCTCACCCAGGCCGAGGGCATCACCCACGACGACTTCCGCAAGATGGCCGCGGTCGTCTACAACCGGCTCGCGCCGACCAACACGGTCACCAACCAGAAGCTCGAATTCGACTCGACGTACAACTACCTGAAGAACCAGAGCAAGATCGACATCGGTACGCGCGAGATCCGCAACTACGACGACCCGTACAACACGTACTTCTACAAGGGCCTGCCGCCCGGACCGATCGGCAACCCCGGCGAGGACGCGCTGAAGGCGTCGATCGACCCGGACCAGAGCGCCAAGTGGCTGTTCTTCATCTCCATCGACGGGAAGAAGACCGACTTCACGACCAACCTCAAGGACCACGAGAAACTGGTCCAGGAGTTCAACAAGCGCAAGCGTCAGTCGTAG
- a CDS encoding shikimate dehydrogenase: MSSEVQVRRRAAVLGSPIAHSLSPVLHRAAYAELGLADWEYGRHEIDEAALPGFLERLDGAWAGLSLTMPLKRAVIPLLDEISDTAASVEAVNTVVLTEDGRRTGDNTDIPGMLAALRERGVHRVEGAAVLGAGATASSALAALSRICTGEVTAYVRSEARAAEMRGWGERLGVAVRTADWSRAAAAFEAPLVIATTPAGTTDALAAAVPERPGTLFDVLYEPWPTALAAAWSARGGAVVGGLDLLVHQAVLQVEQMTGRSPAPLAAMRAAGEAALAGR; encoded by the coding sequence ATGTCCAGTGAAGTCCAGGTCCGCCGCCGGGCGGCGGTCCTCGGGTCGCCCATCGCCCACTCCCTGTCCCCGGTCCTGCACCGCGCCGCCTACGCCGAACTGGGCCTGGCCGACTGGGAGTACGGCCGCCACGAGATCGACGAGGCCGCGCTGCCCGGCTTCCTGGAGCGGCTGGACGGCGCGTGGGCGGGCCTGTCCCTGACCATGCCGCTCAAGCGGGCGGTGATCCCGCTGCTGGACGAGATCAGCGACACCGCCGCCTCCGTCGAGGCCGTGAACACCGTCGTCCTCACCGAGGACGGGCGGCGCACCGGCGACAACACCGACATCCCCGGCATGCTGGCCGCACTGCGCGAGCGCGGTGTGCACCGGGTCGAAGGCGCGGCCGTGCTGGGCGCCGGCGCCACCGCCTCCTCCGCGCTGGCCGCCCTGTCCCGGATCTGTACGGGCGAGGTGACCGCCTACGTCCGCAGCGAGGCGCGGGCCGCGGAGATGCGCGGCTGGGGCGAGCGGCTGGGCGTCGCCGTCCGTACCGCCGACTGGTCGCGGGCGGCCGCGGCCTTCGAGGCGCCGCTGGTCATCGCCACCACCCCGGCCGGGACCACCGACGCGCTGGCCGCCGCCGTGCCCGAGCGGCCCGGCACCCTCTTCGACGTGCTGTACGAGCCGTGGCCGACCGCCCTGGCCGCCGCGTGGAGCGCCCGCGGCGGCGCGGTCGTGGGCGGCCTGGACCTCCTCGTCCACCAGGCAGTCCTCCAGGTGGAGCAGATGACCGGCCGGTCCCCGGCCCCGCTGGCGGCGATGCGCGCGGCGGGGGAGGCGGCGCTCGCCGGACGGTGA
- the aroC gene encoding chorismate synthase: MSRLRWLTAGESHGPALVATLEGLPAGVPITTDMVADALARRRLGYGRGARMKFERDEVTFLGGVRHGLTLGSPVAVMVGNTEWPKWEKVMAADPVDPAELAELARNAPLTRPRPGHADLAGMQKYGFDEARPVLERASARETAARVALGTVARSYLKETAGIEIVSHVVELAAAKAPYGVVPKPSDVERLDADPVRCLDPEASAAMVAEIDQAHKDGDTLGGVVEVLAYGVPVGLGSHVHWDRRLDARLAGALMGIQAIKGVEVGDGFDLARVPGSKAHDEIVSTDEGIRRATGRSGGTEGGLTTGELLRVRAAMKPIATVPRALATVDVTTGEATQAHHQRSDVCAVPAAGIVAEAMVALVLADAVAEKFGGDSVLETRRNVRSFLDALAIK; this comes from the coding sequence TTGAGCAGGTTGCGCTGGCTGACGGCGGGGGAGTCGCACGGCCCCGCACTCGTGGCGACGCTGGAGGGCCTCCCGGCCGGCGTCCCGATCACCACGGACATGGTGGCGGACGCCCTGGCCCGTCGCCGGCTCGGCTATGGCCGCGGTGCCCGCATGAAGTTCGAGCGCGACGAGGTCACCTTCCTCGGCGGCGTCCGGCACGGACTCACCCTCGGCTCGCCCGTCGCGGTCATGGTGGGCAACACCGAGTGGCCCAAGTGGGAGAAGGTCATGGCGGCCGACCCGGTCGACCCCGCCGAGCTGGCCGAACTGGCCCGCAACGCCCCGCTGACCCGCCCCCGCCCCGGCCACGCCGACCTGGCCGGCATGCAGAAGTACGGTTTCGACGAGGCCCGGCCCGTCCTGGAGCGCGCCTCCGCCCGCGAGACCGCCGCCCGCGTCGCGCTCGGCACGGTCGCCCGCTCCTACCTCAAGGAGACGGCCGGCATCGAGATCGTCTCGCACGTGGTCGAGCTGGCCGCCGCCAAGGCCCCGTACGGCGTGGTGCCGAAGCCGTCGGACGTGGAGCGGCTGGACGCCGACCCGGTGCGCTGCCTGGACCCGGAGGCGAGCGCGGCCATGGTCGCCGAGATCGACCAGGCCCACAAGGACGGCGACACCCTCGGCGGCGTCGTCGAGGTGCTGGCGTACGGCGTGCCCGTCGGCCTCGGCTCGCACGTGCACTGGGACCGGCGGCTGGACGCGCGGCTGGCCGGTGCCCTCATGGGCATCCAGGCGATCAAGGGCGTCGAGGTCGGCGACGGCTTCGACCTGGCCCGGGTGCCCGGTTCCAAGGCTCATGACGAGATCGTCTCCACGGACGAGGGCATCCGCCGCGCCACCGGCCGCTCCGGCGGCACCGAGGGCGGCCTGACCACCGGCGAGCTGCTGCGCGTACGGGCCGCGATGAAGCCGATCGCGACCGTGCCGCGCGCCCTGGCCACCGTCGACGTGACCACCGGCGAGGCCACCCAGGCGCACCACCAGCGCTCCGACGTGTGCGCGGTCCCGGCGGCCGGCATCGTCGCGGAGGCGATGGTCGCGCTGGTGCTGGCCGACGCGGTGGCGGAGAAGTTCGGCGGCGACAGCGTGCTGGAGACCCGCCGCAACGTGCGCTCCTTCCTCGACGCCCTGGCGATCAAGTGA
- a CDS encoding shikimate kinase — protein sequence MTPPLVVLVGPPGAGKSTVGALLAERLGAGYRDTDADIEAGAGKPIPEIFIDDGEPHFRELERQAVRAAVETHPGVLSLGGGAVMDDGTRALLTGLPVVFLDVQLADAVRRVGLDAPRPLLAVNPRQRWRELMEARRPLYTEVARAVVTTDGRTPEEVADAVLDALQLQKPRETGAPAADAAVPGTPGREDHP from the coding sequence GTGACGCCGCCGCTCGTGGTGCTGGTGGGCCCCCCGGGCGCGGGGAAGTCCACCGTCGGGGCCCTGCTGGCCGAACGGCTCGGCGCCGGCTACCGCGACACCGACGCGGACATCGAGGCGGGCGCGGGCAAGCCGATCCCGGAGATCTTCATCGACGACGGCGAGCCGCACTTCCGCGAGCTGGAGCGGCAGGCCGTACGGGCCGCCGTCGAGACCCACCCCGGCGTGCTCTCGCTCGGCGGCGGCGCGGTCATGGACGACGGCACCCGCGCCCTGCTGACCGGCCTGCCCGTCGTCTTCCTGGACGTCCAACTGGCCGACGCCGTACGGCGCGTGGGCCTCGACGCGCCGCGCCCGCTGCTCGCCGTCAACCCGCGGCAGCGCTGGCGCGAGCTGATGGAGGCGCGCCGCCCGCTGTACACGGAGGTCGCGCGCGCCGTGGTCACCACGGACGGCCGCACGCCCGAAGAGGTCGCCGACGCCGTACTGGACGCATTGCAGCTACAGAAACCACGGGAGACCGGGGCCCCGGCGGCGGACGCCGCGGTCCCCGGCACGCCCGGGAGAGAGGATCACCCGTGA
- the aroB gene encoding 3-dehydroquinate synthase — MTEQPTRIQVGGTAGTDPYEVLVGRQLLGELAGLIGKKAQRVAVLHPEALAATGEALREDLAGQGYEAIAVQLPNAEEAKTAEVAAYCWKALGQTGFTRTDVIVGVGGGATTDVAGFVAATWLRGVRWIAVPTTVLGMVDAAVGGKTGINTAEGKNLVGAFHPPAGVLCDLAALDSLPVHDYVSGLAEVIKAGFIADPAILELIESDPEGAKRPDGPHTTELIERAIRVKAEVVSADLKESGLREILNYGHTLGHAIEKNERYNWRHGAAVSVGMVFAAELGRIAGRLDDATADRHRAVLASVGLPLTYRGDQWPKLLETMKVDKKSRGDRLRFIVLDGLAKPTVLEGPDPAMLLAAHAEIAA, encoded by the coding sequence GTGACGGAGCAGCCCACCCGCATCCAGGTCGGCGGCACCGCGGGCACCGACCCGTACGAGGTCCTGGTCGGCCGGCAGCTGCTGGGCGAGCTGGCGGGCCTGATCGGCAAGAAGGCGCAGCGGGTCGCCGTGCTGCACCCGGAGGCGCTGGCCGCCACCGGTGAGGCGCTGCGCGAGGACCTGGCTGGCCAGGGGTACGAGGCCATCGCCGTCCAGCTGCCCAACGCCGAGGAGGCCAAGACCGCCGAGGTCGCGGCCTACTGCTGGAAGGCGCTCGGCCAGACCGGCTTCACCCGCACCGACGTGATCGTCGGCGTCGGCGGTGGCGCCACCACGGACGTCGCGGGCTTCGTCGCCGCGACGTGGCTGCGCGGGGTGCGCTGGATCGCCGTACCGACCACCGTGCTCGGCATGGTGGACGCCGCGGTCGGCGGCAAGACCGGCATCAACACCGCCGAGGGCAAGAACCTGGTCGGCGCCTTCCACCCGCCGGCCGGCGTGCTGTGCGACCTGGCCGCGCTGGACTCCCTCCCGGTCCACGACTACGTCTCCGGGCTCGCCGAGGTCATCAAGGCGGGCTTCATCGCCGACCCGGCCATCCTGGAGCTGATCGAGTCCGACCCCGAGGGCGCCAAGCGCCCCGACGGCCCGCACACCACCGAGCTGATCGAGCGCGCCATCCGGGTCAAGGCCGAGGTGGTCTCCGCGGACCTGAAGGAATCCGGGCTGCGCGAGATCCTCAACTACGGCCACACCCTGGGCCACGCCATCGAGAAGAACGAGCGCTACAACTGGCGGCACGGCGCCGCGGTCTCCGTCGGCATGGTCTTCGCCGCCGAACTGGGCCGCATCGCCGGGCGCCTGGACGACGCGACCGCCGACCGGCACCGCGCCGTCCTGGCGTCGGTGGGCCTGCCGCTGACCTACCGGGGCGACCAGTGGCCCAAGCTGCTGGAGACGATGAAGGTCGACAAGAAGTCGCGCGGCGACCGGCTGCGCTTCATCGTCCTGGACGGCCTGGCCAAGCCCACCGTCCTGGAGGGCCCCGACCCGGCGATGCTGCTCGCCGCGCACGCGGAGATCGCCGCGTGA
- the aroQ gene encoding type II 3-dehydroquinate dehydratase: protein MRRVLVLNGPNLGRLGSREPDVYGSTSYAGLVERCTALGEELGLAAEVRETNDEGEMIRWLHEAADGSIPVVVNPGAFTHYSYAMRDAAAQRTAPLIEVHISNPYAREEFRHTSVIAAVASGTVAGFGIGSYELALRALAAELTG from the coding sequence GTGAGGCGCGTCCTGGTCCTCAACGGGCCCAACCTCGGCCGTCTGGGCTCCCGCGAGCCCGACGTCTACGGCTCCACGTCCTACGCCGGCCTGGTCGAGCGCTGCACCGCGCTCGGCGAGGAACTGGGCCTGGCGGCCGAGGTCCGGGAGACCAACGACGAGGGCGAGATGATCCGCTGGCTGCACGAGGCGGCCGACGGCTCGATTCCGGTGGTCGTCAACCCCGGCGCGTTCACGCACTATTCGTACGCGATGCGGGACGCCGCCGCCCAGCGCACCGCGCCGCTCATCGAGGTGCACATCTCCAACCCGTACGCGCGCGAGGAGTTCCGCCACACCTCGGTGATCGCGGCGGTCGCCAGCGGTACGGTGGCGGGCTTCGGCATCGGCTCCTACGAACTCGCGCTGCGCGCGCTGGCCGCCGAACTCACCGGCTGA